In Thermococcus profundus, the genomic stretch ACGGAAACTTCTGCTTTGGAATTCAGGAGCACATCAACATCCCGGGCGTTGAGTACGATCCGGAGATCGGTATCTTCGGCATGGACGTCTGCGTCACCCTTGAGAGGCCCGGCTTCAGGGTTGCAAAGAGGAAGAGGCAGAGGAAAAAGATACCGACGAGGCACAAGATGACCAAGGAAGAGGGTATCGTCTTCGCTATGGAGGAGTTGAAGGCCAAGGTGGAGGGATTGTGAGATGGCGAAGGCTGACTACAACAAGAGGAAGCCCAGGAAGTTTGGGAAGGGCGCGAGGAGATGCATGCGTTGCGGCCAGTACGGCCCGGTTATCAGGATCCACGGCCTTATGCTCTGCAGGCACTGCTTTAGAGAGATAGCCCCCAAGCTGGGCTTTAAGAAGTACGAGTGAGGTGAGAGGAGATGACTTTGCTTGATCCGCTGGCAAACGCGCTTTCACACATGACCAACAGCGAGAGGGTTGGAAAGAAGGAGGTCTACCTCAAGCCCGCCTCCAAACTCATCGGAGAGGTTCTCAGGGTTATGCAGGAGAACGGCTACATAGGTGAGTTCGAGTTCATAGACGACGGAAGGGCCGGTATCTACCGCGTTCAGCTCATAGGCAAGATCAACAAGGCTGGAGCGATTAAGCCGCGCTTCCCGGTGAAGGCCAGAGAGTACGAGAAGTGGGAGAAGAGGTTCCTTCCGGCCTTCGAGTTTGGAATACTCATAGTCTCCACATCCCAAGGTGTTATGACCCACAAGGAAGCCATCGAGAAGGGAATCGGCGGCAGACTGATAGCCTACGTCTACTGAGGTGAGAGAGATGCCGATAGACGCGTGGGTAAGGGAAGAGGTTGAGATTCCTGAGGGAGTCGAGGTTACCGTTGAGGGCAACACCGTCAGGGTCAAGGGCCCAAAGGGTGAGGTTGAGAGGGAGTTCAGCTATCCCGGTGTTCAGATATTCACCGAGGACGGTAAGGTCGTCGTCTACAAGGAGTTCCCGAGAAGGAAGGACATAGCCATAGCCAGGACGTTCAGGGCCCACATAGCCAACATGATCCGCGGTGTTACCGAGGGCTTCACCTACAAGCTCAAGGTCGTCTACAGCCACTTCCCAGTTACTGTCAAAGTCCAGGGAGACGAGGTGGTCATAGAGAACTTCCTCGGTGAGAAGAACCCGAGGAGGGCCAAGATCCTTCCGGGCGTTACCGTCAAGGTCATGGGACAGGAAGTCCTCGTCGAGGGCATCGACAAGGAAGCTGTCGGCCAGACCGCTGCCAACATCGAGCAGGCGACCAGAATAACCAAGTGGGACAGGCGTGTCTTCCAGGATGGAATCTACATCGTTGAGAAGGCTGGTAAGCCGATAAGGTTCTGAGGTGTGAGAAATGAACGAGAAGGCGAGACTCCTTAGGATAAGGGCTAGGATCAAGAGGAAGAAGCCCCGCTTCCTCCGCCAGGAGTGGTGGAGGTATCCCAAGTTCAAGAACAACCCGAAGTGGAGAAGACCCAAGGGAATCGACAGCAAGATGAGACTCAAGAAGAAGGGCAAGCCGCGCTCACCGAGCATAGGCTGGAGCTCACCAAGGGCCGTTAGGGGTCTTCACCCCAGCGGCTACGAGGAAGTCCTAGTCCACAACGTCAAGGAGCTAGAAGCTATCGACCCGACCAGGCAGGCAGCTAGAATAGCGGGAACCGTAGGGGCGAGGAAGAGAGAGATGATAGTCGCTAGGGCCAAGGAGCTCGGCGTGAAGGTACTCAACCCGTGAGGTGAGGGTCATGCTCAAGATGCAGAGAAGGATTGCCGCTGAACTGCTCAAATGTGGTGAGAACCGGGTCTGGATCGACCCGGAGAAGATCGACGATGTGGCCTCCGCGATAACGCGTGAGGACATCAAGAGGCTCATCCACGACGGCGTCATAAAGAAGAAGCCCGTCAAGGGCCAGAGCAGGGCCAGGGCGAGGGCCTACCAGGAGGCCAGAAAGAAGGGCCGCCACAGGGGCCCGGGAAGCAGGAAGGGCAAGAAGACCGCCAGGATGGGCAAGAAGGAGCGCTGGATGATGACCATAAGGGCCCTGAGGAAAGAACTTAGAAAGCTCAAGGCCGAGGGCAAGCTCGACGAGCACACCTACAGGAGGCTCTACATCAGGGCCAAGGGCGGCCAGTTCAAGAACAAGAGGCAGCTCTACC encodes the following:
- a CDS encoding 30S ribosomal protein S14; this encodes MAKADYNKRKPRKFGKGARRCMRCGQYGPVIRIHGLMLCRHCFREIAPKLGFKKYE
- a CDS encoding 30S ribosomal protein S8, translated to MTLLDPLANALSHMTNSERVGKKEVYLKPASKLIGEVLRVMQENGYIGEFEFIDDGRAGIYRVQLIGKINKAGAIKPRFPVKAREYEKWEKRFLPAFEFGILIVSTSQGVMTHKEAIEKGIGGRLIAYVY
- a CDS encoding 50S ribosomal protein L6, translating into MPIDAWVREEVEIPEGVEVTVEGNTVRVKGPKGEVEREFSYPGVQIFTEDGKVVVYKEFPRRKDIAIARTFRAHIANMIRGVTEGFTYKLKVVYSHFPVTVKVQGDEVVIENFLGEKNPRRAKILPGVTVKVMGQEVLVEGIDKEAVGQTAANIEQATRITKWDRRVFQDGIYIVEKAGKPIRF
- a CDS encoding 50S ribosomal protein L32e, with amino-acid sequence MNEKARLLRIRARIKRKKPRFLRQEWWRYPKFKNNPKWRRPKGIDSKMRLKKKGKPRSPSIGWSSPRAVRGLHPSGYEEVLVHNVKELEAIDPTRQAARIAGTVGARKREMIVARAKELGVKVLNP
- a CDS encoding 50S ribosomal protein L19e gives rise to the protein MLKMQRRIAAELLKCGENRVWIDPEKIDDVASAITREDIKRLIHDGVIKKKPVKGQSRARARAYQEARKKGRHRGPGSRKGKKTARMGKKERWMMTIRALRKELRKLKAEGKLDEHTYRRLYIRAKGGQFKNKRQLYLFMQEHGILKE